TTGATACCTGGCTGATCTGGAACCTCACTGGTGGATGTCGGGGGCTTAACCGGGATCAGAACAGGGTAAATGGAGTTCATGTCACTGACTGCTCAAATGCATCTCGAACCATGCTTATGAACCTTAAGACACTGGATTGGGATAAGCCCACTCTAGAGACATTAGGCATACCTGTTGAGATTTTGCCTAAGATTGTCAGCAATTCTGAGACCATTGGCGTGATCGCCAACGGGTGGCCACTTTCTGGTGTTCCAATTGCCGGTTGCCTTGGGGATCAACATGCGGCAATGCTTGGTCAATTGTGCAGGAAGGGAGAAGCCAAGAGCACATATGGGACTGGTGCATTCATTCTTCTCAACACTGGTGAGGAAGTAATTTACTCATCTAATGGGCTGCTCAGTACTATAGCATACAAACTAGGCCCCAATGCAGAAACAAACTATGCTCTGGAAGGGTCCATTGCCATTGCTGGTGCAGCAGTTCAGTGGCTTAGGGATGGCCTTGGGATCATTCAGAGTGCCAAGGAGATTGAGGACTTGGCTCTGCTTGTGGAGAACTCTGGTGGTGTATACTTTGTACCAGCATTTAATGGGCTGTTTGCCCCATGGTGGCGTGATGATGCAAGGGGAGTGTGCCTGGGAATCACTCGGTTCACAAACAAGGGACACATTGCTAGGGCAGTGCTGGAGAGTATGTGCTTTCAGGTGAAGGATGTGCTTGATTCCATGCACAAGGATGCTGAAGAAAAGGTGATGAAGGAAGGGGAGTTCTTGTTGCGGGTTGATGGGGGCGCCACTGTCAATAATCTTCTCATGCAGATTCAGGTAtcgtgattttattttattatagccACAGTTTGGAGGAGCACTAACGAGGGCTTCtaatttcttggtttttattttgatttttttttttaaaatgatttccTTGAATTGCTGCCACTATTCAATCCTTTTGTGTTATATTCCTCTGCTACTTTAGTCAGGCATATCTTTGGTTCTcttttgttttgccttttgtttgatttgctgCCATTCCCATGTGGTTAACtgtaaattttgttaatatgCAGCCTTTTCTTTACCTCTGTCCATTTATGCGAGCTGCTTTTCTTATTCTGGTCAATTATTTTGCAATTGGATTGCCTCCTGTTTGAACTGAAATAGTATCACTAAAGGTCCCCAGCTCCTTTACAACCACTTCAATGGCATTGTTTTTCTCTCATAAAAGCATTTAGAGAGTGGTTTGACAAAAAATTCTTCATTAATCCTGATTTTCAACTTTCTGTTCATACAGATTGTTAGtcatatttattgttttcttaatattgatatcatgatttgaatttttattttagtgatgtTTTGTAAAAATGTTTTTCTGAGACATGCGGTCTACAACTCTCATCCCAATTATTTTTAGTTGGATATCAGTGAAGGTTTCGTTTTGCAAAGTTGTCTCAAAGTGATTTATGTACCAATAGATAAGGTAAGAATAAAACACAAACTAGTA
This sequence is a window from Dioscorea cayenensis subsp. rotundata cultivar TDr96_F1 unplaced genomic scaffold, TDr96_F1_v2_PseudoChromosome.rev07_lg8_w22 25.fasta BLBR01000113.1, whole genome shotgun sequence. Protein-coding genes within it:
- the LOC120253535 gene encoding glycerol kinase yields the protein MAMDGSLVGAIDQGTTSTRFIIYDANARAVASHQVEFTQFYPEAGWVEHDPMEILESVRVCTAKAMDKATAEGFNVDGGLKAIGLTNQRETTVIWSKSSGLPLYNAIVWMDVRTSSICRRLEKELSGGRTHFFEACGLPISTYFSALKILWLIENVEDVRKAIQKGDALFGTIDTWLIWNLTGGCRGLNRDQNRVNGVHVTDCSNASRTMLMNLKTLDWDKPTLETLGIPVEILPKIVSNSETIGVIANGWPLSGVPIAGCLGDQHAAMLGQLCRKGEAKSTYGTGAFILLNTGEEVIYSSNGLLSTIAYKLGPNAETNYALEGSIAIAGAAVQWLRDGLGIIQSAKEIEDLALLVENSGGVYFVPAFNGLFAPWWRDDARGVCLGITRFTNKGHIARAVLESMCFQVKDVLDSMHKDAEEKVMKEGEFLLRVDGGATVNNLLMQIQADLLGSAVVRPADIETTALGAAYAAGLAIGIWTTEKIFDLEHKEKPTVFHPKLGEEQRKKRNESWFKAVSRTFDLADLSI